A section of the Ciceribacter thiooxidans genome encodes:
- the hisH gene encoding imidazole glycerol phosphate synthase subunit HisH encodes MRVAIIDYGSGNLRSATKAFERAARESGVVADIELTDQPERVASADRIVLPGVGAYADCRRGLDAVAGMTEALTVAVEKNGRPFLGICVGMQLMSSRGLEKTVTPGFGWIKGDVVEMTPGDPTLKIPQIGWNTLDLRRPHPLFEDIPTGPDGLHAYFVHSYHLAADNPEDIVATTDYGAPVTAFVARENTAGAQFHPEKSQTLGLKLIANFLTWTP; translated from the coding sequence ATGCGTGTGGCGATCATCGATTACGGCTCGGGTAACCTCCGTTCAGCCACCAAGGCATTCGAGAGGGCGGCACGGGAGAGCGGGGTCGTCGCGGATATCGAGTTGACCGACCAGCCCGAACGTGTCGCGTCTGCCGACCGTATCGTTCTACCAGGCGTCGGTGCCTACGCCGACTGCCGACGAGGGCTTGACGCGGTCGCCGGCATGACGGAAGCCCTTACCGTTGCCGTGGAAAAGAATGGACGACCATTTCTCGGTATCTGCGTCGGCATGCAACTGATGTCCAGTCGCGGTCTCGAGAAGACCGTCACTCCCGGTTTTGGCTGGATTAAAGGTGACGTCGTCGAGATGACACCTGGTGATCCCACTCTGAAAATACCGCAGATCGGCTGGAATACGCTCGATCTTCGTCGACCTCACCCGCTCTTTGAAGACATTCCGACCGGTCCGGACGGCTTACATGCCTATTTCGTCCACTCGTATCATCTGGCGGCTGACAATCCCGAGGACATCGTGGCTACGACCGACTACGGCGCGCCGGTTACCGCCTTCGTCGCCCGTGAGAACACGGCGGGTGCCCAGTTCCATCCGGAAAAGAGTCAGACACTCGGCCTCAAGCTGATCGCAAACTTCCTGACCTGGACTCCGTGA
- the hisF gene encoding imidazole glycerol phosphate synthase subunit HisF, translating into MTLKARVIPCLDVKDGRVVKGINFVDLIDAGDPVEAAKAYDAAGADELTFLDITASSEDRHTIFDVVARTAEHCFMPLTVGGGVRTIADIRKLLLCGADKVSINSAAVKNPDFVAEAADKFGDQCIVVSIDAKKVSGAGETDRWEIFTHGGRQPTGIDAIEFAGKMAARGAGELLVTSMDRDGTKSGYDIVLTRTIADSVRVPVIASGGVGNLDDLVAGIKEGHATAVLAASIFHFGTYSIGEAKRYMADHGIPMRLD; encoded by the coding sequence ATGACGTTGAAAGCTCGTGTAATTCCCTGTCTCGACGTCAAGGACGGCCGTGTCGTCAAGGGCATTAATTTCGTCGATCTCATCGATGCCGGCGATCCGGTGGAGGCGGCCAAGGCTTACGATGCGGCCGGCGCCGATGAACTCACCTTCCTCGACATCACCGCATCGTCGGAAGATCGTCACACCATTTTCGACGTCGTTGCGCGCACGGCGGAGCACTGCTTCATGCCGCTCACGGTCGGTGGAGGCGTTCGGACGATCGCCGACATCCGCAAACTTCTCCTCTGCGGAGCGGACAAGGTGTCCATCAACTCGGCCGCGGTGAAAAATCCGGACTTCGTGGCGGAGGCCGCGGACAAGTTCGGCGATCAATGCATCGTCGTGTCCATCGATGCCAAGAAGGTATCCGGGGCGGGAGAAACCGACCGATGGGAGATCTTCACCCACGGCGGTCGTCAGCCGACGGGCATCGACGCGATCGAATTCGCAGGCAAGATGGCAGCGCGCGGTGCCGGCGAACTTCTCGTCACGTCCATGGACAGAGACGGGACGAAGAGCGGCTATGACATCGTGCTGACTCGGACCATTGCCGACTCCGTACGTGTCCCGGTCATTGCCTCGGGTGGCGTGGGCAACCTCGACGATCTCGTTGCGGGCATCAAGGAAGGGCACGCCACTGCCGTCCTTGCGGCATCGATCTTCCATTTTGGTACATACAGTATCGGCGAAGCGAAGCGTTACATGGCGGACCATGGCATCCCCATGCGACTCGACTGA
- the hisB gene encoding imidazoleglycerol-phosphate dehydratase HisB gives MSTAASGRAGTVSRKTNETSVAVSVNIDGTGQSRISTGVGFFDHMLDQLSRHSLIDMDIDVKGDLHIDDHHTVEDTGIALGQAISKALGERRGISRYASIDLAMDETMTKAAIDVSGRPFLVWNVVFSAPKIGTFDTELVREFFQALAQNAGVTLHVMNHYGANNHHIAETCFKAVARVLRSATEIDPRQASRVPSTKGSLV, from the coding sequence ATGTCGACTGCCGCATCGGGCCGCGCGGGCACCGTCTCTCGCAAGACCAACGAGACTTCGGTTGCCGTTTCCGTCAATATCGACGGCACCGGCCAATCCCGGATATCGACCGGCGTCGGCTTCTTCGATCACATGCTCGACCAGCTCTCCCGGCATTCTCTCATCGACATGGATATCGACGTCAAAGGCGACCTGCACATCGATGATCACCACACGGTCGAAGACACAGGTATCGCGCTCGGGCAGGCGATCTCGAAGGCGCTCGGCGAGCGCCGCGGCATAAGCCGCTATGCGTCTATTGACCTTGCCATGGACGAGACCATGACGAAGGCGGCGATCGACGTATCGGGGCGGCCGTTCCTCGTATGGAACGTCGTCTTCAGTGCACCCAAAATCGGCACGTTCGACACGGAGCTGGTGCGTGAATTCTTCCAGGCGCTTGCGCAGAACGCCGGCGTCACGTTGCACGTCATGAACCATTACGGCGCCAACAACCACCATATAGCGGAAACCTGCTTCAAGGCGGTCGCCCGTGTGCTTCGCAGCGCGACGGAAATCGATCCGCGACAGGCAAGCCGCGTCCCGTCGACCAAGGGTTCCCTGGTCTGA
- the hslV gene encoding ATP-dependent protease subunit HslV — protein MSEHNPYGTMHGTTIITVRKSGVAVMAGDGQVSLGQTVMKGNARKVRRIGKGDVIAGFAGATADAFTLLERLEKKLEQYPGQLMRAAVELAKDWRTDKYLRNLEAMMLVADKSVTLAITGNGDVLEPEHGTIAIGSGGNYAYAAARALMETELSAEDIARRAMAIAAEICVYTNGNVVVETIASDT, from the coding sequence ATGAGCGAACATAATCCCTACGGCACTATGCACGGCACGACCATCATCACTGTGCGCAAGAGTGGCGTCGCCGTCATGGCCGGCGACGGACAGGTCAGCCTCGGCCAGACCGTCATGAAGGGTAACGCCCGAAAGGTGCGGCGGATCGGTAAGGGTGATGTGATCGCCGGCTTTGCGGGTGCGACGGCAGATGCCTTCACTTTGCTGGAGCGGCTCGAAAAAAAGCTTGAACAGTATCCGGGTCAATTGATGCGGGCGGCGGTGGAGTTGGCCAAGGACTGGCGGACGGACAAGTACCTGCGTAATCTGGAAGCGATGATGCTGGTTGCGGACAAATCGGTAACTCTGGCGATCACGGGAAATGGAGATGTCCTGGAGCCGGAGCACGGCACGATCGCCATCGGATCAGGCGGCAACTATGCTTACGCGGCCGCGCGCGCGCTCATGGAAACCGAGCTGTCCGCCGAGGATATTGCCCGCCGCGCAATGGCGATCGCGGCGGAGATTTGCGTCTACACGAACGGCAATGTCGTCGTGGAAACGATTGCAAGCGACACCTGA
- the hisA gene encoding 1-(5-phosphoribosyl)-5-[(5-phosphoribosylamino)methylideneamino]imidazole-4-carboxamide isomerase, whose translation MILFPAIDLKDGQCVRLKLGDMGQATVYNPDPAAQARTFEKQGFEWLHVVDLNGAFAGESVNGAAVDAILKATKNPVQLGGGIRTLAHIESWLARGLARVILGTVAVRDPALVIDACKAFPGKIAVGIDAKGGKVAVEGWAEASELGVIELARKFEGAGVAAIIYTDIDRDGILTGINWESTLVLADAVSIPVIASGGLASIEDIRRLLRPDARKLEGAISGRALYDGRIDPAEALALIKTARQAEVQQ comes from the coding sequence ATGATCCTTTTTCCTGCGATAGATCTCAAGGACGGTCAATGTGTCCGACTGAAGCTCGGCGACATGGGCCAGGCGACCGTCTACAATCCTGATCCGGCGGCACAGGCAAGAACCTTCGAGAAACAAGGGTTCGAATGGTTGCACGTCGTCGACCTCAATGGTGCCTTTGCGGGCGAGAGCGTCAACGGCGCGGCGGTCGACGCGATCCTGAAGGCAACGAAAAACCCGGTCCAGCTCGGAGGCGGCATCCGTACGCTCGCACATATCGAATCCTGGCTGGCACGTGGTCTCGCCCGCGTGATCCTCGGCACAGTGGCCGTGCGTGATCCGGCGCTTGTCATCGACGCCTGCAAGGCGTTTCCCGGAAAGATTGCCGTCGGAATAGATGCCAAGGGCGGCAAGGTGGCGGTGGAAGGTTGGGCGGAGGCCTCTGAACTCGGCGTAATCGAGCTTGCACGCAAGTTCGAAGGCGCCGGAGTTGCGGCCATCATCTACACCGACATCGATCGCGATGGGATTCTGACCGGCATCAACTGGGAATCGACACTGGTGCTCGCAGATGCGGTCTCCATTCCGGTTATTGCGTCCGGTGGGCTCGCCTCGATCGAAGACATACGTCGCTTGTTGCGACCGGATGCCAGAAAGCTTGAAGGTGCAATTTCCGGCCGTGCCCTCTACGACGGCCGCATTGATCCGGCCGAGGCTCTTGCGCTGATCAAGACCGCCCGCCAAGCCGAGGTGCAACAATGA
- the coaA gene encoding type I pantothenate kinase — MTTAIRPADVPETLDHFQANDYSPYHFYSSDEWARFRADTPLTLTADEVHRLRSIDDPIDLEEVRRIYLSLSRLLSSHVESSQLLFEQRNRFLSMSDVAKTPFVIGIAGSVAVGKSTTARILKELLARWPSSPKVDLITTDGFLYSNAVLIRDNLLNRKGFPESYDIGALLRFLSAIKAGLPNVKAPCYSHLTYDVLPNEYKVIDRPDILIFEGINVLQSRDLPADGKIVPMVSDFFDFSIYIDADETLIHRWYVHRFMKLRQTAFRDPNSYFHRYATISEQEALEIAEDLWTNINLKNLRENILPTRPRADLILQKGENHFIEKVALRKL, encoded by the coding sequence ATGACAACAGCTATACGGCCAGCCGACGTGCCCGAAACGCTCGATCACTTCCAAGCCAACGATTATTCGCCCTATCACTTCTATTCGTCGGACGAATGGGCGCGCTTTCGCGCCGACACCCCGCTGACGCTGACCGCGGACGAAGTACACCGCCTGCGGTCGATCGACGACCCGATCGATCTGGAGGAAGTTCGGCGAATCTATCTGTCGCTGTCGCGCCTGCTTTCCTCGCACGTGGAATCCTCGCAGTTGCTCTTCGAGCAGCGCAACCGATTTCTCAGCATGTCGGATGTGGCGAAAACACCTTTCGTCATCGGTATCGCCGGGTCGGTGGCAGTAGGCAAGTCGACGACCGCCCGCATTCTGAAGGAATTGCTTGCCCGGTGGCCGTCGAGCCCGAAGGTCGACCTCATCACAACCGACGGCTTTCTCTATTCGAATGCGGTTCTCATCCGTGACAATCTGCTGAACCGCAAGGGCTTCCCCGAGAGCTACGATATTGGCGCACTTCTGCGCTTCCTGTCGGCGATAAAGGCCGGTCTGCCGAACGTGAAGGCCCCCTGCTATTCGCACCTCACCTACGACGTGCTGCCGAACGAGTACAAGGTCATCGACCGACCCGATATCCTGATCTTCGAGGGAATCAATGTCCTGCAGTCGCGTGATCTGCCCGCGGATGGTAAGATCGTCCCGATGGTCTCCGACTTTTTCGATTTCTCTATCTACATCGATGCCGACGAGACGCTGATCCATCGCTGGTATGTGCACCGCTTCATGAAGCTGCGACAGACGGCCTTCCGCGACCCGAACTCGTACTTTCATCGCTACGCCACCATAAGCGAGCAGGAAGCACTGGAGATCGCCGAAGATCTCTGGACCAACATCAACCTGAAGAACCTTCGGGAGAACATTCTTCCAACGCGACCGCGCGCCGACCTCATCCTTCAGAAGGGCGAAAACCACTTCATCGAGAAAGTGGCCCTGCGGAAGCTCTGA
- a CDS encoding phosphoribosyl-ATP diphosphatase has translation MTTFSLTDLEKIVATRAMAEPDQSWTAKLVHGGQQKAAKKLGEEAVETVIAAIAADRQNLVYESADLLYHLLVVLKIADVPLEAVMQELQRRTAQTGLSEKANRRDP, from the coding sequence ATGACCACGTTTTCCCTGACGGACCTCGAAAAAATCGTCGCCACGCGTGCCATGGCCGAACCGGACCAATCCTGGACGGCGAAACTCGTCCACGGAGGACAGCAAAAAGCAGCCAAGAAGCTCGGTGAGGAAGCGGTAGAGACCGTGATCGCGGCGATCGCCGCCGACCGCCAGAATCTTGTCTACGAGAGTGCCGATCTGCTCTATCATCTGTTGGTCGTATTGAAAATCGCGGACGTACCGCTAGAAGCTGTCATGCAGGAGCTTCAGCGGCGAACAGCCCAGACAGGCCTCAGCGAAAAGGCCAACCGGCGGGATCCATGA